In Gammaproteobacteria bacterium, the sequence TGCCCTGTTGCCGGAAACCGATGTCGCAGGTGCTCGACTGATTGCGGAACGGTTCCGTGCCAACGTGGAGTCACTGCTTATTCCTCATCCCGAATCCAAGGTCTCACCGTGGATCACGATAAGCGTCGGCTTGGCCAGCGCCAGACCGAGCGGCACGGAGATCGCCATTAATCTGGTAGAGAGTGCCGACAAACAGCTGGTGGTGTTCCAGACCTGGATATGGCCAGTAATGTTCCATAATTTAGATATTTTTCAGACTAAGACGCCAAATTCATAGCGATTTATGAAGAGACCAATCACAATATCATGCATTTTCTCAAGTTTGGAGAAGCAAATGGTTTTCCGGGCAAGCCGTTTGATACGTGTCCGTAACATTAAATGTTTCCTCTCGATTTTTTGAGTATTCTTCTTGCTAATGATTTGTTGTTCGACTGGTAAATTCCGTTCATAAGCCCCCCAATCGTCAGTATAAAATCGAGAAATCCCAAACGGCTTGAGGAGTTCTTTTAAGGACAAAAATACCG encodes:
- the insB gene encoding Insertion element iso-IS1n protein InsB — its product is MALLYVDNKENQRWLWHAIDHATGNVLAYVFGKRKDSVFLSLKELLKPFGISRFYTDDWGAYERNLPVEQQIISKKNTQKIERKHLMLRTRIKRLARKTICFSKLEKMHDIVIGLFINRYEFGVLV